In Bombus affinis isolate iyBomAffi1 chromosome 11, iyBomAffi1.2, whole genome shotgun sequence, one genomic interval encodes:
- the LOC126921820 gene encoding kinesin-like protein KIF2A isoform X5: MTMDHGMYNIETGNSINIKRTDGRVHSAVVSGINWEQRTVTVEWFERGETKGKEVEMDAIVALNPDLTNQKTMEPPSQINNHVLISKARDSSGEEDEGVDESENQEEGSLGRHGGHTARNGLASATLPVRVVTALSHSTKPSIPVKAGSNRQLSRQTGRPTNIMPPGVTVNGHGDSVAGLTSRRELENIPPTPTSTAASFNTSMAAQAKQKQQQLQSQQQQQQQQVQADNGRVRRSNVVKEVERLKKNREERRQRQAELKEEKEALMNLDPGNPNWEFLAMIREYQNSIEFRPLRETDSVEDHQITVCVRKRPLNKKEIARKEVDVISVPSKDQMVVHEPKAKVDLTKYLENQIFRFDYAFDETCNNEIVYKYTAKPLVQTIFEGGMATCFAYGQTGSGKTHTMGGDFNGKTQDCKRGIYAMVAKDVFKCLKLVKYRPLNLVISASFFEIYSGKVFDLLKDKEKLRVLEDGKQQVQILGLTEKVVETCDEVLKLIQHGNSARTSGQTSANSNSSRSHAVFQITARIPGTLKVHGKFSLIDLAGNERGADTSSANRQTRMEGAEINKSLLALKECIRALSRKGTHLPFRASKLTQVLRDSFIGEKSKTCMIAMISPGMSSCEHSLNTLRYADRVKELAATDPTEMKASPTDDERELKIEEQSNNSVLSDSDLAQLRSLNEGEISQDLYTFHEAVSALQMLEEEVLDTHKMVMDHTTRFLDGARNVFSTTHEVDYDQEDLRRKRTKFESPNLRRFYLRRRLIERKQFSDEYAQNWEQLLVQQRDILNAAIDQVSQFRGQLLQEEQISQKMTRTRNSRYN, from the exons ATGACCATGGACCACGGCATGTACAACATTGAGACCGGCAACAGTATAAATATCAAGAGGACAGACG GTCGTGTCCACTCGGCAGTCGTTTCCGGTATTAATTGGGAACAGCGTACCGTCACCGTAGAATGGTTCGAAAGAGGAGAGACCAAAGGGAAAGAG GTCGAGATGGACGCGATCGTCGCCTTAAATCCCGACCTGACGAATCAAAAGACCATGGAACCACCTTCGCAGATCAACAATCACGTGTTGATTTCCAAAGCAAGG GATTCTTCGGGCGAAGAGGACGAGGGGGTGGATGAGTCGGAGAACCAAGAGGAGGGCTCCCTTGGACGGCACGGCGGTCATACCGCAAGAAACGGCCTTGCATCCGCAACGCTTCCTGTACGAGTCGTTACTGCTCTTTCG CATTCAACCAAGCCGTCGATTCCAGTAAAAG CGGGTTCCAACAGACAATTGTCGCGACAAACGGGTCGGCCAACCAATATAATGCCACCCGGTGTCACTGTGAATGGGCACGGTGATTCCGTGGCTGGATTAACGAGCCGCCGGGAATTGGAGAACATCCCACCGACACCTACGTCAACGGCCGCTTCCTTCAATACCTCCATGGCAGCGCAAGCCAAGCAAAAGCAACAACAGCTACAGtctcagcagcagcagcaacaacaacaggtACAAGCGGATAACGGGCGAGTTAGACGGTCGAACGTGGTGAAAGAGGTCGAGAGGCTGAAGAAGAACCGCGAGGAAAGAAGACAGAGGCAAGCGGAGTTGAAGGAGGAGAAGGAAGCTCTGATGAACTTGGATCCTGGTAATCCGAATTGGGAATTTCTCGCTATGATAAG GGAATACCAGAACAGCATCGAGTTCAGGCCCCTTCGAGAAACGGATAGCGTGGAAGACCATCAAATTACAGTGTGCGTCAGAAAGCGCCCGTTGAACAAGAAGGAGATCGCGCGCAAAGAGGTAGATGTGATCAGCGTGCCTAGCAAAGATCAGATGGTGGTTCACGAGCCAAAAGCCAAAGTCGATCTAACCAAATACTTGGAGAACCAAATCTTTCGATTCGATTACGCGTTCGATGAAACTTGCAACAACGAGATCGTCTACAAGTACACTGCTAAACCTCTGGTGCAAACCATTTTCGAAGGTGGGATGGCCACGTGTTTCGCTTACGGTCAAACGGGAAGCGGTAAAACGCATACCATGGGAGGTGATTTTAACGGAAAGACACAGGATTGCAAAAGAGGCATATACGCGATGGTAGCTAAGGATGTGTTTAAATGCCTCAAGCTTGTTAAGTATCGTCCGTTGAATCTGGTCATTTCCGCGAGCTTTTTCGAAATCTACTCTGGCAAGGTGTTCGATCTATTGAAGGACAAAGAGAAGCTGCGCGTTCTAGAAGATGGCAAGCAACAG GTGCAAATACTCGGATTAACGGAAAAGGTGGTGGAGACTTGCGACGAAGTGTTGAAGTTGATACAGCACGGAAACAGTGCCAGAACGAGTGGTCAAACCAGTGCAAATTCCAACTCGTCACGATCCCATGCCGTTTTCCAAATCACAGCACGGATACCTGGTACGCTCAAGGTTCATGGAAAATTTTCTCTGATCGATCTTGCTGGTAACGAGAGGGGAGCAGACACGTCTTCCGCCAACAGACAAACCC GTATGGAGGGTGCCGAGATCAACAAGTCACTGTTGGCGTTAAAAGAATGTATCCGCGCGTTGAGTCGCAAAGGAACGCACCTGCCATTCAGAGCCAGCAAGTTGACGCAAGTATTAAGGGACAGCTTCATCGGTGAAAAGTCGAAAACTTGCATG ATAGCTATGATCAGTCCGGGAATGAGTTCCTGCGAACATTCGTTGAACACGCTCAGATATGCGGATCGAGTGAAGGAATTGGCCGCGACTGATCCAACGGAAATGAAAGCTTCCCCGACGGACGACGAACGGGAATTAAAGATCGAGGAACAGTCGAACAACAGTGTATTGTCGGATAGCGATTTGGCACAGCTTCGGTCTCTGAAC GAGGGTGAGATTTCACAAGACCTTTACACGTTCCACGAAGCTGTATCCGCGCTGCAAATGTTGGAGGAGGAAGTCCTAGACACGCACAAAATGGTCATGGACCATACGACCAGATTCCTGGATGGCGCGCGTAATGTGTTCAGTACGACTCACGAAGTAGATTATGACCAAGAAG
- the LOC126921820 gene encoding kinesin-like protein KIF2A isoform X6 has product MTMDHGMYNIETGNSINIKRTDGRVHSAVVSGINWEQRTVTVEWFERGETKGKEVEMDAIVALNPDLTNQKTMEPPSQINNHVLISKARDSSGEEDEGVDESENQEEGSLGRHGGHTARNGLASATLPVRVVTALSHSTKPSIPVKAGSNRQLSRQTGRPTNIMPPGVTVNGHGDSVAGLTSRRELENIPPTPTSTAASFNTSMAAQAKQKQQQLQSQQQQQQQQVQADNGRVRRSNVVKEVERLKKNREERRQRQAELKEEKEALMNLDPGNPNWEFLAMIREYQNSIEFRPLRETDSVEDHQITVCVRKRPLNKKEIARKEVDVISVPSKDQMVVHEPKAKVDLTKYLENQIFRFDYAFDETCNNEIVYKYTAKPLVQTIFEGGMATCFAYGQTGSGKTHTMGGDFNGKTQDCKRGIYAMVAKDVFKCLKLVKYRPLNLVISASFFEIYSGKVFDLLKDKEKLRVLEDGKQQVQILGLTEKVVETCDEVLKLIQHGNSARTSGQTSANSNSSRSHAVFQITARIPGTLKVHGKFSLIDLAGNERGADTSSANRQTRMEGAEINKSLLALKECIRALSRKGTHLPFRASKLTQVLRDSFIGEKSKTCMIAMISPGMSSCEHSLNTLRYADRVKELAATDPTEMKASPTDDERELKIEEQSNNSVLSDSDLAQLRSLNEGEISQDLYTFHEAVSALQMLEEEVLDTHKMVMDHTTRFLDGARNVFSTTHEVDYDQEEYAQNWEQLLVQQRDILNAAIDQVSQFRGQLLQEEQISQKMTRTRNSRYN; this is encoded by the exons ATGACCATGGACCACGGCATGTACAACATTGAGACCGGCAACAGTATAAATATCAAGAGGACAGACG GTCGTGTCCACTCGGCAGTCGTTTCCGGTATTAATTGGGAACAGCGTACCGTCACCGTAGAATGGTTCGAAAGAGGAGAGACCAAAGGGAAAGAG GTCGAGATGGACGCGATCGTCGCCTTAAATCCCGACCTGACGAATCAAAAGACCATGGAACCACCTTCGCAGATCAACAATCACGTGTTGATTTCCAAAGCAAGG GATTCTTCGGGCGAAGAGGACGAGGGGGTGGATGAGTCGGAGAACCAAGAGGAGGGCTCCCTTGGACGGCACGGCGGTCATACCGCAAGAAACGGCCTTGCATCCGCAACGCTTCCTGTACGAGTCGTTACTGCTCTTTCG CATTCAACCAAGCCGTCGATTCCAGTAAAAG CGGGTTCCAACAGACAATTGTCGCGACAAACGGGTCGGCCAACCAATATAATGCCACCCGGTGTCACTGTGAATGGGCACGGTGATTCCGTGGCTGGATTAACGAGCCGCCGGGAATTGGAGAACATCCCACCGACACCTACGTCAACGGCCGCTTCCTTCAATACCTCCATGGCAGCGCAAGCCAAGCAAAAGCAACAACAGCTACAGtctcagcagcagcagcaacaacaacaggtACAAGCGGATAACGGGCGAGTTAGACGGTCGAACGTGGTGAAAGAGGTCGAGAGGCTGAAGAAGAACCGCGAGGAAAGAAGACAGAGGCAAGCGGAGTTGAAGGAGGAGAAGGAAGCTCTGATGAACTTGGATCCTGGTAATCCGAATTGGGAATTTCTCGCTATGATAAG GGAATACCAGAACAGCATCGAGTTCAGGCCCCTTCGAGAAACGGATAGCGTGGAAGACCATCAAATTACAGTGTGCGTCAGAAAGCGCCCGTTGAACAAGAAGGAGATCGCGCGCAAAGAGGTAGATGTGATCAGCGTGCCTAGCAAAGATCAGATGGTGGTTCACGAGCCAAAAGCCAAAGTCGATCTAACCAAATACTTGGAGAACCAAATCTTTCGATTCGATTACGCGTTCGATGAAACTTGCAACAACGAGATCGTCTACAAGTACACTGCTAAACCTCTGGTGCAAACCATTTTCGAAGGTGGGATGGCCACGTGTTTCGCTTACGGTCAAACGGGAAGCGGTAAAACGCATACCATGGGAGGTGATTTTAACGGAAAGACACAGGATTGCAAAAGAGGCATATACGCGATGGTAGCTAAGGATGTGTTTAAATGCCTCAAGCTTGTTAAGTATCGTCCGTTGAATCTGGTCATTTCCGCGAGCTTTTTCGAAATCTACTCTGGCAAGGTGTTCGATCTATTGAAGGACAAAGAGAAGCTGCGCGTTCTAGAAGATGGCAAGCAACAG GTGCAAATACTCGGATTAACGGAAAAGGTGGTGGAGACTTGCGACGAAGTGTTGAAGTTGATACAGCACGGAAACAGTGCCAGAACGAGTGGTCAAACCAGTGCAAATTCCAACTCGTCACGATCCCATGCCGTTTTCCAAATCACAGCACGGATACCTGGTACGCTCAAGGTTCATGGAAAATTTTCTCTGATCGATCTTGCTGGTAACGAGAGGGGAGCAGACACGTCTTCCGCCAACAGACAAACCC GTATGGAGGGTGCCGAGATCAACAAGTCACTGTTGGCGTTAAAAGAATGTATCCGCGCGTTGAGTCGCAAAGGAACGCACCTGCCATTCAGAGCCAGCAAGTTGACGCAAGTATTAAGGGACAGCTTCATCGGTGAAAAGTCGAAAACTTGCATG ATAGCTATGATCAGTCCGGGAATGAGTTCCTGCGAACATTCGTTGAACACGCTCAGATATGCGGATCGAGTGAAGGAATTGGCCGCGACTGATCCAACGGAAATGAAAGCTTCCCCGACGGACGACGAACGGGAATTAAAGATCGAGGAACAGTCGAACAACAGTGTATTGTCGGATAGCGATTTGGCACAGCTTCGGTCTCTGAAC GAGGGTGAGATTTCACAAGACCTTTACACGTTCCACGAAGCTGTATCCGCGCTGCAAATGTTGGAGGAGGAAGTCCTAGACACGCACAAAATGGTCATGGACCATACGACCAGATTCCTGGATGGCGCGCGTAATGTGTTCAGTACGACTCACGAAGTAGATTATGACCAAGAAG
- the LOC126921820 gene encoding kinesin-like protein Klp10A isoform X7, which translates to MTMDHGMYNIETGNSINIKRTDGRVHSAVVSGINWEQRTVTVEWFERGETKGKEVEMDAIVALNPDLTNQKTMEPPSQINNHVLISKARHSTKPSIPVKAGSNRQLSRQTGRPTNIMPPGVTVNGHGDSVAGLTSRRELENIPPTPTSTAASFNTSMAAQAKQKQQQLQSQQQQQQQQVQADNGRVRRSNVVKEVERLKKNREERRQRQAELKEEKEALMNLDPGNPNWEFLAMIREYQNSIEFRPLRETDSVEDHQITVCVRKRPLNKKEIARKEVDVISVPSKDQMVVHEPKAKVDLTKYLENQIFRFDYAFDETCNNEIVYKYTAKPLVQTIFEGGMATCFAYGQTGSGKTHTMGGDFNGKTQDCKRGIYAMVAKDVFKCLKLVKYRPLNLVISASFFEIYSGKVFDLLKDKEKLRVLEDGKQQVQILGLTEKVVETCDEVLKLIQHGNSARTSGQTSANSNSSRSHAVFQITARIPGTLKVHGKFSLIDLAGNERGADTSSANRQTRMEGAEINKSLLALKECIRALSRKGTHLPFRASKLTQVLRDSFIGEKSKTCMIAMISPGMSSCEHSLNTLRYADRVKELAATDPTEMKASPTDDERELKIEEQSNNSVLSDSDLAQLRSLNEGEISQDLYTFHEAVSALQMLEEEVLDTHKMVMDHTTRFLDGARNVFSTTHEVDYDQEEYAQNWEQLLVQQRDILNAAIDQVSQFRGQLLQEEQISQKMTRTRNSRYN; encoded by the exons ATGACCATGGACCACGGCATGTACAACATTGAGACCGGCAACAGTATAAATATCAAGAGGACAGACG GTCGTGTCCACTCGGCAGTCGTTTCCGGTATTAATTGGGAACAGCGTACCGTCACCGTAGAATGGTTCGAAAGAGGAGAGACCAAAGGGAAAGAG GTCGAGATGGACGCGATCGTCGCCTTAAATCCCGACCTGACGAATCAAAAGACCATGGAACCACCTTCGCAGATCAACAATCACGTGTTGATTTCCAAAGCAAGG CATTCAACCAAGCCGTCGATTCCAGTAAAAG CGGGTTCCAACAGACAATTGTCGCGACAAACGGGTCGGCCAACCAATATAATGCCACCCGGTGTCACTGTGAATGGGCACGGTGATTCCGTGGCTGGATTAACGAGCCGCCGGGAATTGGAGAACATCCCACCGACACCTACGTCAACGGCCGCTTCCTTCAATACCTCCATGGCAGCGCAAGCCAAGCAAAAGCAACAACAGCTACAGtctcagcagcagcagcaacaacaacaggtACAAGCGGATAACGGGCGAGTTAGACGGTCGAACGTGGTGAAAGAGGTCGAGAGGCTGAAGAAGAACCGCGAGGAAAGAAGACAGAGGCAAGCGGAGTTGAAGGAGGAGAAGGAAGCTCTGATGAACTTGGATCCTGGTAATCCGAATTGGGAATTTCTCGCTATGATAAG GGAATACCAGAACAGCATCGAGTTCAGGCCCCTTCGAGAAACGGATAGCGTGGAAGACCATCAAATTACAGTGTGCGTCAGAAAGCGCCCGTTGAACAAGAAGGAGATCGCGCGCAAAGAGGTAGATGTGATCAGCGTGCCTAGCAAAGATCAGATGGTGGTTCACGAGCCAAAAGCCAAAGTCGATCTAACCAAATACTTGGAGAACCAAATCTTTCGATTCGATTACGCGTTCGATGAAACTTGCAACAACGAGATCGTCTACAAGTACACTGCTAAACCTCTGGTGCAAACCATTTTCGAAGGTGGGATGGCCACGTGTTTCGCTTACGGTCAAACGGGAAGCGGTAAAACGCATACCATGGGAGGTGATTTTAACGGAAAGACACAGGATTGCAAAAGAGGCATATACGCGATGGTAGCTAAGGATGTGTTTAAATGCCTCAAGCTTGTTAAGTATCGTCCGTTGAATCTGGTCATTTCCGCGAGCTTTTTCGAAATCTACTCTGGCAAGGTGTTCGATCTATTGAAGGACAAAGAGAAGCTGCGCGTTCTAGAAGATGGCAAGCAACAG GTGCAAATACTCGGATTAACGGAAAAGGTGGTGGAGACTTGCGACGAAGTGTTGAAGTTGATACAGCACGGAAACAGTGCCAGAACGAGTGGTCAAACCAGTGCAAATTCCAACTCGTCACGATCCCATGCCGTTTTCCAAATCACAGCACGGATACCTGGTACGCTCAAGGTTCATGGAAAATTTTCTCTGATCGATCTTGCTGGTAACGAGAGGGGAGCAGACACGTCTTCCGCCAACAGACAAACCC GTATGGAGGGTGCCGAGATCAACAAGTCACTGTTGGCGTTAAAAGAATGTATCCGCGCGTTGAGTCGCAAAGGAACGCACCTGCCATTCAGAGCCAGCAAGTTGACGCAAGTATTAAGGGACAGCTTCATCGGTGAAAAGTCGAAAACTTGCATG ATAGCTATGATCAGTCCGGGAATGAGTTCCTGCGAACATTCGTTGAACACGCTCAGATATGCGGATCGAGTGAAGGAATTGGCCGCGACTGATCCAACGGAAATGAAAGCTTCCCCGACGGACGACGAACGGGAATTAAAGATCGAGGAACAGTCGAACAACAGTGTATTGTCGGATAGCGATTTGGCACAGCTTCGGTCTCTGAAC GAGGGTGAGATTTCACAAGACCTTTACACGTTCCACGAAGCTGTATCCGCGCTGCAAATGTTGGAGGAGGAAGTCCTAGACACGCACAAAATGGTCATGGACCATACGACCAGATTCCTGGATGGCGCGCGTAATGTGTTCAGTACGACTCACGAAGTAGATTATGACCAAGAAG